The DNA region TCCATAAAGGATCGTGAGAGCGCCAACCGACAGCGAGTGGAAGATGGATGCCATGGCGTCTTTCAGTCTATTCCCGACAACAACGTTGGAACACGGCTGGCGCCTCCAGCCCATGGGGGAGCCAGCGAATTTTCAATGAGCCTCGTGCTGGCACTGCGCGTGATCGCCGAGAATCTGGATGACTCGGCAATCGCAGATCCGGCCGTGACCGCATTCGTCGACCATGCGCTGCAGCTCCGATTTCAGGGCCGTCAGCTGTTCGATCCGCCGGTCGACATCCTTGAGGCGTCGTTTGGCGAGGCTGTCCGCCTCGTGGCAGGAACTGTTCGTTTGCTCGGTCATGCCCAGCAATTCACGAATATCGTCGACGGAAAAGCCCAGCTCTCGGGCGTGCCGGATGAAGGACAGGCGCTTGAGATCGGCCGCGTCATAAACGCGGCGGTTCCCTTCCGTCCGCGCCGCTGCCGCGAGCAGTCCGATCTGCTCGTAAAAGCGGATCGTCGTGATCTTGACGCCGCTGGTTCGCGAGGCCTCGCCGATCGAATATTCCGCGCGCTGCATTTTCCGCTTGCTCCTACAGTCACTGGAGGAAGTAGCGTCGGCATAGTGCTTCTTCAAGGATGGCCGTCATGCCCGCTATTGTCTCCAGCAGCCGCTTTCGTATCGATGAGATGGACTGCGCATCCTGTGCGCGGAAGATCGATACGGCTGTCCGGCGGATCGGCGGCGTCGACGAGGTCAATGTCTCCGTCACGGCGGGCACCATGACGGTCCGCCACGACGGCGACGAGGCCATCCGCGCCAGGATTGAAGTCCAGGTGAGCCGTCTTGGCTATGGCGTCGCCTTCATTCCTGCGCCGGAAGAGGCTACGGCTACCGCCACGGACGCCGCTTTGCCCGCCAGCGACCACCATCATGATCACGATGGTCATGGACACGCGGAAGATGGGGCTGCGCATTCGCACGAGGGCCACGATCACCGTGATCATGGCGGCCATGACCGTGGCCCGGCGCCCGAGGCCGCAGCGGTGGAGCGAGCCGGCAAGGCTGAGCCAGTCGGCCTGCACAGCCACTTGCACGAGCACGGATCGAGCGACGG from Kaistia algarum includes:
- a CDS encoding MerR family transcriptional regulator, producing the protein MQRAEYSIGEASRTSGVKITTIRFYEQIGLLAAAARTEGNRRVYDAADLKRLSFIRHARELGFSVDDIRELLGMTEQTNSSCHEADSLAKRRLKDVDRRIEQLTALKSELQRMVDECGHGRICDCRVIQILGDHAQCQHEAH